From Mycolicibacterium cosmeticum, a single genomic window includes:
- a CDS encoding acetolactate synthase large subunit, which translates to MPETKRSTAELIVECLENEGVTHVFGIPGEENIRLVDALSRSSIDYVLTRHEQGASFMAEVYGRLTGRAGVCSATLGPGAINLLLGVADATTNSAPVLALSAQVGMRRSYKESHQSVDLVSMFAPVTKWSALVATPESVPEMVRKAFKLAQTERPGAVYLAVPEDVEDADAPAEAAPLRVNVPRSDDPSAAQIARAAEILRSARNPVLLAGHGAVRSDASAAVRRFAESLGVPVATTFHGKGVMPDDHPLALGAVGFMRHDYVNFGFDRADVIVAVGYELQEFDPVRINPRGDAKIIHVHRFPAEVDVHYDVAVGLHADIGRSLDALAGAVGSDRPYSSGDERIRGLLADELDRGRADDSFPLTPARIVADTRAALDRDDIVLVDTGALKMWMARLYPTYEPNTCLISNGLSTMGWSLPGAIAAKIARPAAKVLVATGDGSFLMNSQEIETALRVGTPMVILIWVDDAYGLISWKMDLEIGHNVDTAFGNPDFVSYAESFGARGYRVSAADQLLPTLREALAADTVSVIACPVDYRANSALIASLGELDESWS; encoded by the coding sequence ATGCCGGAGACCAAGCGCAGCACCGCCGAGTTGATCGTCGAATGTTTGGAGAACGAGGGCGTCACGCACGTGTTCGGGATCCCTGGGGAAGAGAACATCCGGTTGGTCGACGCATTATCCCGCTCGTCGATCGACTATGTACTCACCCGCCATGAGCAGGGTGCGTCGTTCATGGCGGAAGTCTACGGCCGCCTCACCGGCAGGGCCGGGGTGTGCTCGGCCACGCTCGGTCCCGGCGCCATCAATCTGCTCCTCGGAGTGGCCGACGCGACCACCAATTCGGCTCCGGTGCTGGCACTCTCGGCGCAAGTAGGAATGCGGCGCAGCTATAAGGAATCCCACCAGAGTGTCGACCTGGTATCGATGTTCGCGCCCGTCACCAAGTGGTCCGCGCTGGTCGCGACGCCTGAGTCGGTTCCCGAGATGGTCCGCAAGGCGTTCAAGCTCGCGCAGACCGAGCGACCGGGAGCGGTGTACCTTGCCGTCCCCGAGGACGTCGAGGACGCCGACGCGCCGGCCGAAGCCGCCCCGCTACGCGTCAATGTGCCGCGGTCGGACGACCCGTCCGCCGCCCAGATCGCTCGGGCCGCCGAGATCCTGCGAAGTGCACGCAACCCCGTGCTGCTCGCGGGGCACGGTGCGGTGCGCAGCGATGCGTCGGCGGCCGTGCGACGGTTTGCCGAGTCCCTCGGCGTGCCGGTCGCCACGACGTTCCACGGCAAGGGCGTCATGCCTGACGACCACCCGCTCGCCCTGGGTGCCGTCGGGTTCATGCGCCACGACTATGTCAACTTCGGGTTCGACCGGGCCGATGTGATCGTCGCCGTTGGCTACGAGTTGCAGGAGTTCGATCCGGTCCGGATCAATCCACGCGGCGACGCCAAGATCATTCACGTGCACCGGTTTCCGGCCGAGGTCGACGTTCACTACGACGTCGCCGTCGGGTTGCATGCCGACATCGGCCGTAGCCTCGACGCGCTGGCCGGTGCGGTGGGCTCTGATCGCCCGTATTCGTCCGGTGACGAACGCATCCGGGGTCTGCTCGCAGACGAACTCGACCGCGGGCGCGCCGACGACAGCTTTCCCCTCACCCCGGCACGGATCGTCGCCGATACGCGGGCGGCGCTCGACCGGGACGACATCGTGTTGGTCGACACCGGTGCCCTCAAGATGTGGATGGCCCGGCTGTATCCGACTTATGAACCGAACACGTGCCTCATCTCCAATGGATTGTCGACCATGGGGTGGTCATTGCCCGGTGCTATCGCCGCGAAGATCGCGCGTCCGGCGGCGAAGGTCCTCGTGGCGACCGGTGACGGATCGTTCCTGATGAACTCCCAGGAGATCGAGACCGCGCTGCGGGTCGGGACGCCCATGGTGATTCTCATCTGGGTCGACGATGCCTATGGGCTGATCAGCTGGAAGATGGACCTGGAGATCGGCCATAACGTCGACACGGCCTTCGGCAATCCCGACTTCGTCTCGTACGCAGAGAGTTTCGGTGCCCGTGGCTACCGTGTCTCCGCCGCCGACCAGCTGCTGCCGACCCTGCGCGAGGCGCTGGCAGCCGACACCGTCAGCGTCATCGCGTGTCCGGTTGACTATCGTGCGAACAGCGCCCTGATCGCCTCACTGGGCGAGCTCGACGAGTCCTGGTCCTAG
- a CDS encoding glycosyltransferase family 2 protein — translation MTEISIVIPCRDGADTLPRQIDAILAQSSDTDFEVVVADNGSVDGTAAVVRGYASPRVRLADASRAAGVNVARNVGVSAAHSGFIVLTDADDVVHDGWLEAYARAFRRGAQLVGGGLDCALPDGRLLRRERRLYRALLGRYTYANGANCGFTRAVFDDIGGFDESFSGGADEVDFFCRAADAKYRLEFVPDAVVTKTQPDSLRDVFARQFRLGRGEARLLRKHRPFWLCPAIPLALLQAALWSLVWLTGFRRRTSTAGLAFSLGLVRQASTL, via the coding sequence GTGACCGAGATCAGCATTGTGATCCCGTGCCGGGACGGTGCCGACACCCTGCCTCGGCAAATCGATGCGATCCTGGCCCAGTCCTCTGATACCGACTTCGAAGTTGTGGTCGCCGATAACGGTTCGGTGGACGGCACTGCGGCAGTCGTGCGCGGCTATGCCAGTCCGCGGGTTCGGCTCGCTGATGCTTCCCGCGCCGCCGGTGTCAATGTCGCCCGCAATGTCGGTGTCTCAGCCGCGCACAGCGGTTTCATCGTGCTCACCGATGCCGACGACGTGGTCCACGACGGATGGTTGGAGGCTTATGCCCGCGCGTTCCGCCGCGGCGCGCAACTTGTCGGCGGAGGACTGGATTGCGCATTGCCCGACGGCCGGCTCCTTCGTCGGGAACGCCGACTGTATCGCGCCCTGCTGGGGCGCTATACCTACGCCAACGGCGCAAACTGCGGTTTCACTCGCGCCGTCTTCGACGATATCGGCGGATTCGACGAGTCGTTCTCCGGCGGAGCCGATGAAGTGGACTTCTTCTGCCGCGCGGCCGACGCGAAGTACAGGCTGGAGTTTGTGCCCGATGCAGTGGTGACCAAAACTCAACCCGACTCGCTGCGTGACGTGTTCGCTCGCCAGTTCAGGCTCGGGCGCGGGGAAGCTCGCCTACTGCGCAAACACCGGCCTTTCTGGCTCTGCCCGGCAATTCCCTTGGCACTGCTGCAGGCAGCGCTGTGGAGCCTGGTGTGGTTGACCGGATTCCGGAGGCGCACATCCACCGCAGGGCTCGCCTTCAGCCTCGGACTCGTGCGCCAGGCCAGCACCCTCTGA
- a CDS encoding DUF732 domain-containing protein, translating to MGEHVRPQRIASLANSQVDTCNAFARSGRRHAQTLKVLLAGALCGAAPLTSGAGPVHADSPGPRDQKYIDLLTSEGLGCSTDVPCTATGTDQDLIQLGQTICAALRSGRSEQGLINYPPGGVAVDRYRAGLLIGISEAAFCPGISAPPAQPA from the coding sequence ATGGGTGAGCACGTACGGCCTCAAAGGATCGCGTCGCTGGCAAATAGTCAGGTCGATACCTGCAACGCGTTTGCCCGTTCCGGGCGACGTCATGCCCAAACGCTCAAGGTGCTTCTGGCCGGCGCTCTCTGCGGCGCTGCGCCCCTGACCTCCGGGGCTGGCCCGGTCCATGCAGACTCGCCAGGACCTCGTGATCAGAAGTACATCGACCTGCTGACGTCCGAAGGGCTGGGGTGCTCGACGGATGTTCCCTGCACGGCCACGGGCACTGACCAGGATCTAATCCAGCTCGGGCAGACGATCTGCGCTGCGCTGCGCAGCGGACGATCGGAGCAGGGGCTCATCAACTACCCGCCCGGCGGCGTCGCCGTAGACCGGTATCGCGCTGGGCTTCTCATCGGCATCAGCGAAGCGGCCTTCTGCCCGGGAATCTCCGCGCCCCCAGCGCAACCCGCCTAA
- a CDS encoding TetR/AcrR family transcriptional regulator — translation MTSDDKAELIRDAALAEFAARGVATTSLREVASAAGVSVGLIQHHFGTKADLVEAVDRHVTEVVRTVLATGTTAITVEDYGQQVAELLAEHTTAVDYLARALADGTPYGSSIFDTLTDMGIARWERRAEKGLAAADLDIPWAAINSVLVIFGTVLLRPHIERHLPDSLLSPSQLARWQAAISALLRRGYLR, via the coding sequence ATGACATCGGACGACAAGGCCGAGTTGATCCGCGACGCCGCCCTCGCCGAGTTCGCAGCCCGCGGAGTAGCCACCACATCGCTGCGTGAGGTGGCGTCGGCGGCTGGAGTGTCGGTCGGGCTGATCCAGCATCATTTCGGCACCAAGGCCGACCTGGTGGAAGCTGTGGATCGCCATGTCACGGAGGTAGTTCGTACGGTGCTCGCTACCGGCACGACGGCCATCACGGTCGAGGATTATGGACAGCAGGTAGCCGAACTGCTGGCAGAGCACACCACGGCGGTCGACTATCTCGCCAGGGCGCTCGCAGATGGCACCCCATACGGATCGTCGATTTTCGACACCCTGACCGACATGGGAATCGCGCGCTGGGAGCGGCGAGCCGAGAAAGGCCTCGCCGCCGCCGACTTGGACATTCCTTGGGCAGCGATCAACAGCGTCCTGGTCATCTTCGGTACCGTGTTGCTTCGTCCGCACATCGAACGTCATCTGCCCGATTCGCTGTTGTCGCCGTCGCAGCTGGCGCGCTGGCAGGCAGCGATCTCGGCATTGTTGAGACGCGGATACCTGCGCTGA
- a CDS encoding TetR/AcrR family transcriptional regulator translates to MTNSASAEQFPRSTREANRKNLRDRLLNSAEELFADRGYFGVGVRDITDHAGTRLASVSDQFGGKEGLFRAVLLRRIQPLNDDRRTRLAALSARGSRARRLRALIDAFTEPMRQRAGDPGWDNYFRFIAQLANSGQPIKRLVAEDYNAIAADFIAALQSLFPDADDVAIHDAYLHLVAASLHTYSKNLRLDSLTAGRMHTDDVDERHDALLRFTEGGIRALVTPPA, encoded by the coding sequence ATGACCAATTCCGCATCAGCCGAACAGTTCCCACGCAGCACGCGCGAAGCCAACCGCAAGAACCTTCGGGACCGGCTGCTCAACAGCGCCGAAGAGCTCTTCGCCGACCGCGGCTACTTCGGCGTCGGCGTCCGCGACATCACCGACCATGCCGGCACCCGTCTCGCGTCGGTCAGTGACCAATTCGGCGGTAAGGAAGGCCTCTTTCGCGCTGTCCTGCTGCGCCGTATCCAACCCCTGAACGACGACCGCCGCACCCGATTGGCAGCACTATCCGCCCGCGGGAGCCGGGCACGGCGACTGCGCGCACTGATCGACGCCTTCACCGAACCCATGCGCCAGCGAGCTGGAGATCCGGGGTGGGACAACTACTTCCGTTTCATCGCCCAACTCGCGAACTCCGGACAACCCATCAAGCGCTTGGTCGCCGAGGACTACAACGCCATCGCCGCCGACTTCATCGCCGCCTTGCAGTCATTGTTTCCGGACGCCGACGACGTCGCGATCCACGATGCCTACCTGCACCTGGTGGCCGCCAGCTTGCACACCTACTCCAAAAACCTGCGCCTTGACAGCCTCACCGCCGGCCGGATGCACACCGATGACGTCGACGAGCGCCACGACGCTCTCCTCCGCTTTACTGAAGGCGGCATCCGGGCCCTGGTCACGCCACCAGCCTGA
- a CDS encoding fumarylacetoacetate hydrolase family protein, with translation MKLRRVRTADGVQLQAQDTTGSWQPTDDDTPLGGRVFDENWELARADEHLQHSAMLLPFQPVSFRDFMLYEQHVLDASRGLVRRFHPGQYRIVKTVEALTRRTFPLLKPKPLFYAQPMYYMSNAMTFVPSGTPIGFPIYSQALDYELEIGFVLARGLFNASPAEALDAIGAFVALNDFSARDVQRAEMDSGFGPQKSKHFASSLSEVAVTADEILPRVDTLRGTVSINGSTVSTVSSAGMQHSLSEVLAHASRSERLRPGELFATGTLPGGSGMETGHWLSPGDTLELAIDGIGRITHTIIDS, from the coding sequence GTGAAGCTCCGACGTGTACGCACCGCCGACGGTGTGCAGCTGCAGGCCCAGGACACCACCGGCTCCTGGCAGCCGACCGACGACGACACCCCGTTGGGTGGACGGGTTTTCGATGAGAATTGGGAACTCGCCCGCGCCGATGAGCACCTTCAGCACAGTGCAATGTTGTTGCCGTTTCAGCCGGTATCCTTCCGCGACTTCATGCTCTACGAGCAGCATGTGCTGGACGCCAGCCGGGGGCTGGTCCGACGCTTCCATCCCGGTCAGTACCGAATCGTCAAGACTGTCGAAGCCCTCACCCGACGCACGTTCCCACTGCTGAAACCCAAGCCGCTGTTCTACGCCCAACCCATGTACTACATGTCCAACGCGATGACGTTCGTACCGTCGGGTACGCCGATCGGCTTCCCCATCTACAGTCAGGCCCTCGATTACGAGCTGGAAATCGGATTCGTGCTGGCGCGCGGACTGTTCAATGCCAGCCCGGCCGAGGCGCTCGACGCGATCGGCGCCTTCGTCGCGCTCAACGATTTCAGCGCCCGCGACGTTCAACGTGCCGAAATGGACAGCGGATTCGGCCCGCAGAAGTCCAAGCACTTCGCCAGCTCGCTGTCCGAGGTCGCGGTCACCGCCGACGAAATCCTGCCCCGCGTCGACACGCTACGCGGCACGGTGTCCATCAACGGCTCGACGGTGTCGACGGTGTCCAGCGCCGGTATGCAACACAGCCTGAGCGAGGTCCTCGCCCACGCCTCCCGAAGCGAACGCCTCCGACCCGGTGAACTTTTCGCCACCGGAACACTTCCCGGCGGCAGCGGCATGGAAACCGGCCACTGGTTGAGTCCGGGCGACACCTTGGAGCTGGCCATCGACGGCATCGGCCGCATCACACACACCATCATCGACTCATGA
- a CDS encoding MBL fold metallo-hydrolase, producing MREIADDVFCVEGTAVNWVLLRDGAELTLIDAGWSGDTGRVEDSIRALGRHPLDVQAILLTHAHLDHMGAINHFHKRYRTQVFMSSAEVGHARDGHLQQAKPGDIVKRCYRPSALRWTARIIAAGALKPVKLPHAQPYPHTGSLDLPGAPVPVACGGHTSGHSAFHLPHKGVLITGDALVTGHPLSPVSGPQLLPPFFAHNPAEAEDALTILAGIDAEILVPGHGDPWRGTPAAAAEHARRRANTTNTP from the coding sequence GTGCGGGAGATCGCCGACGACGTGTTCTGTGTGGAAGGCACCGCGGTCAACTGGGTGTTACTGCGCGACGGTGCGGAGCTCACGCTCATCGATGCCGGCTGGTCGGGAGACACCGGGCGGGTGGAGGACTCGATCCGCGCATTGGGTCGGCATCCCCTGGACGTTCAGGCGATCCTGTTGACCCACGCCCACCTGGACCACATGGGTGCCATCAACCATTTCCACAAGCGTTACCGCACCCAGGTGTTCATGAGCAGTGCCGAAGTCGGCCACGCCCGCGACGGGCACCTACAACAAGCAAAGCCCGGCGACATCGTCAAGCGGTGCTACCGGCCCTCGGCGCTGCGCTGGACCGCACGGATCATCGCGGCCGGGGCGCTGAAACCGGTCAAGCTCCCGCACGCCCAGCCCTATCCGCACACCGGTTCGCTCGATCTACCCGGAGCCCCCGTGCCGGTCGCATGCGGGGGACATACCTCTGGCCACAGTGCCTTTCACCTGCCCCACAAGGGTGTCCTGATCACCGGTGATGCGTTGGTTACCGGACACCCGCTGTCACCGGTCAGCGGTCCTCAACTGCTGCCACCGTTCTTCGCCCACAACCCCGCCGAGGCCGAGGACGCCTTGACAATCCTGGCCGGAATCGATGCCGAAATTCTCGTCCCTGGGCACGGGGACCCGTGGCGCGGAACCCCGGCCGCCGCTGCCGAGCACGCCCGCCGACGGGCGAACACCACCAACACACCCTGA
- a CDS encoding alpha/beta hydrolase family protein, producing the protein MAEASLLQKLAVTMCAVTGSTDVAARWAGAAPFLPALFVLRYANMGGLDHALFAAQIRGARSFRDDRWCGYWNSIADAHARRASDMLRSLAGADSAAVPDLTDPNAATATGHVERLAAWIAPAAVLFADHGPQPDAPGLTALVDEHAPAGDRDHIRLAYQAIDAWVKAITYYQVCAFPGHAPHRMRAYWHSRHLFDALIGALAPTLGLTVEHVDIPVAGGDAVRGYLVVPPGSGPHPVVLTTNGLEGTVQELAIPQLRYRNSGMAMFLMEMPGSYAYTDRMRPESEAFYHQVIDHLAADRRLAPDRIAMVGVSFGGYWTARLAATNDRLACAIACGAPTHRSFHGGALGIPQIILHALAETVGAVHPIDLMSKLRALSIRDLYRDITIPLLVINGDHDTLMSTQDSSDLAHAAADATLLLYPDDDHCAMGHYRQWLDRSQQWLLDHLAVTAR; encoded by the coding sequence ATGGCAGAGGCATCCCTGCTGCAGAAGCTCGCCGTCACGATGTGCGCTGTCACCGGCAGCACGGACGTGGCCGCCCGTTGGGCCGGGGCGGCACCGTTCCTGCCCGCCCTGTTCGTGCTGCGCTATGCCAACATGGGCGGGCTCGATCACGCATTGTTCGCCGCGCAGATCCGCGGCGCTCGGTCCTTCCGTGACGACCGCTGGTGCGGCTACTGGAACAGCATCGCCGACGCCCACGCGCGGCGAGCGTCCGACATGCTGCGCAGCCTGGCCGGCGCCGACTCCGCCGCCGTGCCCGACCTGACCGACCCGAACGCCGCGACCGCCACCGGACACGTCGAGCGGCTGGCCGCGTGGATCGCTCCCGCCGCGGTGCTGTTCGCCGATCACGGACCGCAACCGGACGCGCCCGGCCTCACCGCGCTCGTCGACGAGCACGCACCGGCCGGCGATCGTGACCACATCAGGTTGGCTTATCAGGCGATTGACGCATGGGTAAAGGCGATCACGTACTACCAGGTATGTGCCTTTCCTGGTCACGCCCCTCATCGGATGCGGGCCTACTGGCACTCGCGGCATCTCTTCGACGCCCTGATTGGCGCCTTGGCGCCCACGCTGGGCCTCACCGTCGAACACGTTGACATCCCCGTCGCCGGTGGTGACGCCGTCCGCGGCTACCTCGTCGTACCGCCCGGATCGGGGCCGCACCCGGTGGTGCTGACCACCAACGGTTTGGAGGGTACCGTCCAAGAGTTGGCGATCCCTCAACTGCGCTACCGCAATTCGGGCATGGCGATGTTCCTGATGGAGATGCCCGGCAGTTACGCCTACACCGATCGGATGCGCCCGGAATCAGAGGCGTTCTACCACCAGGTTATCGATCATCTCGCCGCCGATCGACGGCTCGCCCCGGATCGGATCGCAATGGTGGGGGTCAGCTTCGGCGGGTACTGGACCGCGCGCCTGGCCGCCACCAACGATCGGCTGGCCTGTGCGATTGCGTGCGGGGCACCCACGCACCGTTCTTTTCACGGGGGCGCACTGGGTATCCCGCAGATCATCCTGCACGCGTTGGCCGAGACCGTCGGGGCGGTCCACCCCATCGACCTGATGAGCAAGCTGAGGGCGTTGTCCATTCGGGATCTCTACCGGGACATCACGATTCCGCTGTTGGTGATCAATGGGGATCATGACACCCTGATGAGCACCCAGGACTCCAGCGACCTCGCCCACGCCGCAGCGGACGCCACGTTGCTGCTCTATCCCGACGACGATCACTGCGCGATGGGTCACTACCGCCAATGGCTGGACCGCTCCCAGCAGTGGCTCCTCGACCACCTCGCGGTGACGGCGCGCTAG
- a CDS encoding class II aldolase/adducin family protein, with amino-acid sequence MGIDSRDPAATEAQLRQELAAVYRLVAHYRMTDLVFTHISVRLPGEDDHFLINPYGLFFEEITASSLVRIDLDGNVIGEPRSRVNPAGFVIHGAIHAARQDAMCVLHTHTLAGCAVAAAASGLLPVNQISMEFFDRVGYHDYEGVALNLDEQKRLVADLGAHDALILRNHGLLTVGATPARAFLRMYYLNKACEIQVAASQLGELVLPDPSISEHTAQQLVGDAAGDDFTDDVGYDLAWAAMLRMLDRTQPDYRD; translated from the coding sequence ATGGGTATCGATTCACGCGACCCCGCGGCGACCGAGGCGCAACTGCGCCAGGAACTTGCCGCGGTGTACCGTCTGGTCGCCCACTACCGGATGACCGACCTGGTATTCACGCACATCTCGGTGCGACTGCCCGGCGAGGACGACCACTTCCTGATCAACCCGTACGGGTTGTTCTTCGAGGAGATCACGGCGTCGAGCTTGGTACGAATCGATCTGGACGGCAACGTCATCGGTGAACCACGCAGCCGCGTGAATCCGGCCGGTTTCGTCATCCACGGGGCGATCCACGCAGCGCGTCAGGACGCGATGTGCGTGCTGCACACCCACACACTCGCCGGTTGCGCCGTGGCGGCGGCGGCCTCGGGACTGCTGCCGGTGAACCAGATCTCGATGGAGTTCTTCGACCGAGTGGGCTATCACGACTACGAGGGTGTGGCGCTCAACCTCGACGAGCAGAAGCGACTCGTCGCGGATCTCGGGGCACACGACGCGCTGATCCTACGCAACCACGGCCTGCTGACGGTGGGCGCGACCCCCGCGCGGGCCTTCCTGCGGATGTACTACTTGAACAAGGCCTGCGAAATCCAGGTCGCTGCATCGCAACTCGGAGAGTTGGTCCTTCCCGACCCGAGCATCAGCGAGCACACCGCCCAGCAGCTCGTCGGCGACGCGGCAGGAGATGACTTCACCGACGACGTGGGATACGACCTGGCTTGGGCGGCGATGCTGCGGATGCTCGATCGTACGCAACCGGACTACCGCGACTGA
- a CDS encoding aromatic ring-hydroxylating oxygenase subunit alpha, with amino-acid sequence MTIGRHTMHDVDFHTTSTGNRVATGPLTSDSSQCAIIPAHSYTSTAVHELERERIFGTGWVWAGYAHWVGEPGQVKPIAVAGQPLLMIHGEDGEIRVFHNSCRHRGMALTEEPITVKRRIQCAYHCWSYDLDGSLAATPYFQRERQGRSGPADKRALGLLPVASRVWAGMVFVDLAERDIAAAAASFDRFVAPLAQRWSHIDFGRIRLAAERVFDVAANWKLVVENFLDFYHLPFIHPQVGPVNSSLDVDDEVLAPEIIGGCYPRGATGKAAKTSEALPFLGEVPPEKTDNQDIFCVFPNALLFLEADWFQVIGFEALSADRTVEHMAIFVDQDGASEDHSVNRKRLAEVLFGVNEQDLPILDKLQAGRHSPASDRTSLVPHWDQVTAMFQQLVADRMAGPTAQGY; translated from the coding sequence ATGACGATTGGACGGCACACGATGCACGATGTCGACTTCCACACCACCTCCACGGGGAACCGGGTGGCGACGGGACCGCTGACCAGCGACAGCTCCCAGTGCGCGATCATTCCCGCGCACTCGTACACCAGCACTGCGGTGCACGAGCTCGAACGTGAGCGGATCTTCGGCACCGGCTGGGTCTGGGCCGGCTACGCCCACTGGGTGGGCGAACCGGGACAGGTCAAGCCGATTGCCGTTGCCGGCCAGCCACTTCTGATGATCCATGGTGAGGACGGCGAGATCCGGGTCTTCCACAATTCGTGCCGGCATCGCGGGATGGCTCTGACGGAGGAACCCATCACGGTCAAGCGCCGTATCCAATGCGCCTACCACTGCTGGTCCTATGACCTGGACGGCAGCCTCGCAGCGACTCCGTACTTCCAGCGCGAGCGCCAGGGGCGCAGCGGGCCGGCGGACAAGCGGGCGCTGGGCCTGCTGCCGGTGGCCAGCCGGGTGTGGGCCGGAATGGTGTTCGTCGACCTCGCCGAACGCGATATCGCCGCGGCCGCGGCGTCCTTCGATCGGTTCGTCGCGCCGCTGGCGCAACGATGGTCACACATCGACTTCGGCCGGATCCGGCTGGCCGCGGAGCGCGTGTTCGACGTCGCCGCCAACTGGAAACTGGTCGTCGAGAATTTTCTCGACTTCTACCACTTGCCGTTCATCCATCCGCAGGTCGGCCCGGTGAATTCATCGCTCGACGTCGACGACGAGGTGCTGGCACCGGAGATCATCGGCGGCTGCTACCCGCGGGGGGCGACGGGCAAGGCGGCGAAGACATCCGAGGCGCTGCCGTTCCTCGGCGAGGTCCCGCCGGAGAAGACCGACAACCAGGACATCTTCTGCGTGTTCCCCAATGCACTGCTGTTCCTGGAGGCCGATTGGTTTCAGGTGATCGGCTTCGAAGCGTTGAGCGCCGACCGCACCGTCGAGCACATGGCGATCTTCGTCGACCAGGACGGTGCATCCGAGGATCACTCGGTGAACCGTAAGCGACTGGCCGAGGTGCTGTTCGGGGTCAACGAACAGGACCTGCCGATCCTGGACAAGCTGCAGGCGGGGCGGCACTCGCCGGCCTCGGATCGCACCAGCCTGGTGCCACACTGGGATCAGGTGACCGCCATGTTCCAGCAATTGGTCGCCGACCGCATGGCCGGCCCTACCGCCCAAGGATACTGA
- a CDS encoding sugar phosphate isomerase/epimerase family protein, whose product MTELRLYQSMWAMEDLPWRGAPWTLSEQVARIAGAGYAGIGVDLGARQAPSAADIAPLLAAHGLRGCVLVFAATDDDIRQAIDYARIVGADWIICCARVFGFDVPALAHLLGRWHRMCADAGIEMELETHRNTVTNDLRFTCMLLEDLDESIELAADLSHYVCAHEIPELPEPEYESLVANILERSGSLQGRIATRAQIQVPLGHPMAQPWEARFRDWWARGFGSLLRRHPDRPARFVTELGTTPYAITDAQGVQISDRWAESMTLMRWAADAFDSALGVSAATAP is encoded by the coding sequence GTGACGGAATTGCGGCTCTACCAGTCGATGTGGGCGATGGAGGACCTGCCGTGGCGGGGCGCACCATGGACCCTGTCCGAACAGGTGGCGCGGATCGCTGGGGCGGGTTACGCGGGCATCGGAGTCGACCTGGGGGCGCGGCAGGCACCCTCGGCGGCCGACATCGCCCCGTTGCTGGCCGCGCACGGTCTGCGCGGGTGCGTCCTGGTGTTCGCCGCCACCGACGACGACATCCGCCAGGCGATTGACTACGCGAGGATCGTCGGGGCGGACTGGATCATCTGCTGCGCACGGGTATTCGGGTTCGACGTGCCCGCATTGGCGCATCTGCTCGGCAGGTGGCACCGGATGTGCGCCGACGCGGGCATCGAGATGGAGCTGGAGACGCACCGCAACACGGTCACCAACGACCTGCGGTTCACCTGCATGCTGCTCGAGGACCTCGACGAGTCGATCGAGCTCGCCGCCGACCTGTCGCACTACGTCTGCGCGCACGAGATCCCAGAACTACCCGAACCGGAGTACGAATCCCTCGTCGCGAACATCCTGGAGCGGTCCGGGTCTCTGCAGGGGCGCATCGCGACCCGCGCCCAGATCCAGGTGCCGCTCGGACATCCGATGGCGCAGCCGTGGGAAGCCCGGTTCCGAGATTGGTGGGCCCGGGGCTTCGGGTCGCTGCTGCGGCGCCACCCGGACCGTCCGGCGCGATTCGTCACCGAGCTGGGAACCACGCCGTATGCGATCACCGACGCGCAGGGAGTGCAGATCTCGGATCGCTGGGCGGAGTCGATGACCCTGATGCGTTGGGCGGCGGATGCCTTCGACTCGGCACTGGGCGTATCAGCAGCAACGGCACCATGA